One part of the uncultured Bacteroides sp. genome encodes these proteins:
- a CDS encoding TonB-dependent receptor: protein MKHKLTLLILCLFSTLSLEAQSDRALISGKLLDNTTKTPVEQAAIRVLSLPDSTFVTGVSSKKDGSFSISSLKKGRYVIKVSFIGYATVAKPFQISSAKPSANLGEILLKPDAVMLKGTVVTAEAPPVTVVEDTMVYNASAYRTQEGAMLEELVKKLPGAEVSSEGKVTINGKEVKKIMVDGKEFFSDDPKVAMKNLPVNMVENVKAYDKKSDLARITGIDDGDEETVLDLTVKKGMKKGWIGNVITGTGSQNRYEAGLMASQFKDNSQVTVIGSANNTNNQGFSEFGDAGQGMSGNAGSGINATKSIGLNFAKENDKLELGGNVKYGRSDADAKMKSTSETFLGNSSSFGTSNNSSRRFRDDVNGNFRLEWRPDTLTNIIFRPNVTYSKTNSLSDGSSTASNNNHELLNTRVSTSNSFSDNVSMSGNLQINRKLNNKGRSVTFRAEYGYNNNTSDKYSYANTYFNILDKTDLKDQFIDNTGKGFNYRLQAIYIEPIFDKRFLQLRYSYQNKYSASDKYSYAASENYGPTIGYQDKIYNSDYVDSLSNCLSNRYATNQFELSMRTIRTKYMYNIGISLEPQSSKSKTTVGPNKGKDISQSVLNFSPTFDMHYRFSKQKQLRFMYRGSSTAPDINNLQAVIDKTDTLNIKYGNPNLKPSYSNRLMLFFNNYMKESQSSVMAHLNFSNTLNSVASKMRYNQNTGGKITDLVNVNGNWSANGFLNYNTPLKNKKFTISTFSNASFSDAVSYTSISANSAAEAQKSTTHNMNLSQRLTGNFRCDLLDFTLNGSIRYSLAKNSLQVNSNRETFDYTVGSSTNINLPWSIYLSSDMNYNIRNGYSGSYKKNEILWNAQLSKTFLRSNNATIRFKIYDILHQQSNLSRTISETLMQDTEYNTLGSYFMVHFVYRFNTLGKNAPSRRGFDRRGPYDGPRERNQGGDRPPMGGGGFGGPGGGPGMM from the coding sequence ATGAAACACAAATTGACATTATTGATTTTGTGCTTATTCAGCACTCTTTCCTTAGAGGCACAGTCTGACCGTGCTTTGATTTCGGGAAAGCTTCTCGACAACACGACAAAAACGCCGGTTGAGCAAGCGGCTATTCGTGTGCTTTCTTTGCCAGACAGCACTTTTGTAACCGGAGTATCAAGCAAAAAAGACGGCTCATTTTCCATTTCAAGTCTTAAAAAAGGACGCTATGTAATAAAGGTGTCATTTATAGGTTATGCTACCGTTGCAAAACCATTTCAGATTTCGTCGGCAAAACCTTCTGCTAATTTAGGTGAGATTTTGCTGAAACCGGATGCTGTTATGCTGAAAGGAACAGTTGTAACTGCTGAGGCTCCACCCGTAACAGTTGTTGAAGATACAATGGTTTATAATGCGTCTGCTTACCGTACTCAGGAAGGTGCAATGCTTGAAGAGCTGGTTAAGAAGCTTCCGGGAGCAGAGGTTAGTTCTGAGGGAAAAGTAACCATTAACGGTAAGGAAGTAAAGAAGATAATGGTGGATGGAAAAGAATTCTTTAGTGATGACCCTAAAGTTGCAATGAAAAATCTGCCTGTTAATATGGTTGAGAACGTTAAAGCGTATGATAAGAAGTCTGACTTAGCCCGAATAACTGGAATTGATGATGGAGATGAAGAAACTGTTCTTGACCTTACTGTAAAGAAAGGAATGAAGAAAGGATGGATTGGAAATGTTATCACTGGTACGGGCAGTCAAAATAGATATGAAGCCGGATTAATGGCTAGCCAGTTTAAAGATAATTCACAGGTTACAGTAATTGGATCTGCTAACAATACCAATAATCAGGGATTCTCTGAATTTGGAGATGCCGGACAAGGAATGAGCGGAAATGCCGGATCGGGTATTAATGCAACAAAGTCTATCGGTTTAAACTTTGCAAAAGAAAATGATAAATTAGAACTTGGTGGTAATGTAAAGTATGGTAGATCGGATGCTGATGCTAAAATGAAAAGTACTTCAGAAACATTTCTTGGAAATAGTTCTTCATTTGGAACCAGTAACAATTCATCAAGACGTTTCAGAGATGATGTAAATGGAAACTTCCGTTTGGAATGGAGGCCAGATACTCTTACTAATATTATATTCCGTCCTAATGTAACTTATTCAAAGACTAATAGTCTAAGCGACGGTAGTTCTACTGCTTCAAATAATAATCATGAGTTATTAAACACTAGAGTCTCTACTTCAAATAGCTTTTCCGATAATGTTTCTATGAGTGGAAACTTACAGATCAACAGAAAACTTAATAATAAAGGTAGAAGTGTTACTTTTCGTGCTGAGTACGGATATAATAATAATACTTCTGATAAGTACTCATATGCCAATACATATTTTAATATTCTGGACAAAACTGATCTTAAAGATCAATTTATTGATAATACAGGTAAAGGATTTAACTATCGCTTACAGGCAATCTATATTGAACCAATATTTGATAAACGTTTTCTTCAGTTGAGATATAGTTATCAGAATAAATATTCTGCTTCTGATAAGTACTCTTATGCCGCTTCGGAAAATTATGGACCTACAATCGGTTATCAGGATAAGATTTATAACAGCGATTATGTAGACTCATTAAGTAACTGTTTGAGTAACCGTTATGCTACAAATCAGTTTGAACTTTCTATGAGAACAATCCGCACTAAATATATGTACAATATTGGTATTAGTCTGGAACCTCAATCTTCAAAAAGTAAAACTACTGTCGGTCCAAATAAGGGAAAAGACATTTCTCAAAGCGTGCTAAACTTTTCACCAACATTTGATATGCATTACCGTTTCTCAAAGCAAAAACAATTGAGATTTATGTATAGAGGAAGCAGTACTGCTCCGGATATAAACAATCTGCAAGCTGTTATTGATAAGACAGATACGTTGAATATCAAGTATGGTAATCCAAATCTAAAACCTTCTTACAGTAACCGTTTAATGCTGTTCTTTAATAACTATATGAAGGAAAGTCAAAGCAGTGTTATGGCTCATTTAAACTTTAGCAATACTTTAAACAGTGTAGCTAGTAAAATGAGGTATAATCAGAATACAGGTGGTAAGATTACCGATTTGGTTAATGTAAATGGTAACTGGAGCGCCAATGGATTCTTAAACTACAATACTCCTCTAAAAAATAAGAAATTTACGATCAGTACTTTTTCAAATGCTTCTTTCAGTGATGCTGTAAGTTATACCAGTATTTCTGCAAACTCTGCTGCTGAAGCACAAAAAAGTACAACACATAATATGAATCTTTCACAGCGTTTGACTGGAAACTTTAGATGTGATCTTTTAGATTTCACTTTGAATGGTTCAATCAGATACTCTTTAGCCAAAAATAGTTTGCAGGTAAATAGTAATCGGGAAACATTTGATTACACAGTAGGTAGTAGTACAAATATAAACCTTCCATGGAGTATTTATCTATCATCTGATATGAATTATAATATCAGAAATGGATATAGTGGCAGCTATAAAAAGAATGAGATACTCTGGAATGCTCAGTTATCAAAGACTTTCTTGAGAAGTAACAATGCTACCAT
- the aroB gene encoding 3-dehydroquinate synthase, with the protein MNKQEVIICDELEKDLLGAMNSKSYDKLFILTDENTELHCLPAINKLLHNNNAISVTIPAGDLNKNMDTLAHVWTQLSQKGATRHSLLINLGGGMTTDLGGFAAATFKRGIRYINIPTTLLSMVDASVGGKTGINFNGLKNEIGAFAPASSVLIETEFLKTLDKENFFSGYAEMLKHGLISNTEHWAELLNFQTDNLDYTRLKELVGKSVQIKEDIVEQDPYEQGIRKALNLGHTVGHAFESLSFEEDRPVLHGYAVAWGIVCELYLSSVKTGFPTDKLRQTVQFIKENYGCFSIDCKIYDKLYAYMLHDKKNTAGIINFTLLKDVGEICINQSADKDEIFEMFDFYRECMGL; encoded by the coding sequence ATGAACAAACAAGAGGTAATTATTTGCGATGAATTAGAAAAAGATCTGCTAGGTGCAATGAACAGCAAGTCATATGATAAGCTTTTTATTCTGACAGACGAAAACACAGAACTTCACTGCTTGCCGGCTATTAATAAACTATTGCATAACAATAATGCAATCTCTGTAACAATACCTGCAGGAGATTTGAATAAAAATATGGATACATTGGCTCATGTATGGACACAGCTGAGCCAGAAAGGTGCAACCCGTCACTCACTTCTTATTAATTTAGGTGGAGGAATGACTACCGATTTGGGTGGTTTTGCTGCTGCAACCTTTAAAAGAGGTATCAGATATATCAATATTCCTACTACTCTTTTATCAATGGTCGATGCTTCTGTTGGAGGAAAAACCGGTATTAATTTCAATGGATTAAAAAACGAGATCGGTGCATTTGCTCCTGCAAGTAGTGTGTTGATTGAAACAGAGTTCTTAAAAACTCTTGATAAAGAGAATTTCTTTTCGGGTTATGCCGAAATGCTGAAACATGGGCTTATAAGTAATACAGAACATTGGGCAGAGCTACTCAACTTTCAAACTGACAACCTTGATTACACAAGGTTGAAAGAGCTGGTGGGTAAATCTGTGCAAATAAAAGAAGATATTGTTGAACAAGATCCATACGAACAAGGCATCCGTAAAGCACTTAATTTGGGACACACAGTTGGTCATGCTTTCGAAAGTCTTTCATTTGAAGAAGATCGTCCGGTTCTGCATGGTTACGCTGTAGCATGGGGAATTGTTTGCGAGCTTTACCTTTCATCCGTAAAAACAGGTTTTCCTACAGACAAATTAAGGCAAACCGTTCAGTTTATCAAAGAGAATTATGGTTGTTTCAGCATTGACTGCAAGATATACGACAAATTATATGCATACATGCTTCACGATAAGAAGAATACAGCAGGTATTATCAATTTCACTCTACTAAAAGATGTAGGAGAAATATGCATCAATCAATCTGCTGATAAAGATGAGATATTCGAAATGTTCGATTTTTATCGCGAGTGTATGGGGCTTTAA